Part of the Mercenaria mercenaria strain notata chromosome 8, MADL_Memer_1, whole genome shotgun sequence genome is shown below.
actagactagccactagactgataataactatatttctatatttttccctttttggcAAATTCAGTTTCATAGAGacaaagccagtctattttagagattttcacacaggactgatgttgaaattatcatatgatattggacataggatatagactggctcagttcactacattcaatcattaaaatgtaaaaagatatatcatagtctaggagctagtctactgtATTACGATCTAGtggatattttcatttttttttctcaaaataatcgGCGCTAACCAGCGATACAATCCTTATCTTGGGACTGATTACAcgaaacaggaagtgactacttGGTATTaaatgtgaagtagtccaaaatgtagttccatgttgctgatgaaatctggtataatgagtcatatgaggatgtgacagttatatttttggcttagttttattgcttaatgttttgaaaaaaagtccagaccattttcattgtgaatttcctggaataagttttattctttgagaaaatgtctacatacgcgttaTTGCTAAACGGCTATTTTCATGGAGGTATTTTTTGAGGATGATGTTTctcaaaacagattatttttcttatatgtaacataacatgtcaatattttctatttttgataagaacaCATGTCAttctaaatgaccatatatggttatcatatcattgaaatactctaaaatgctgaaaatgaggtctgactattttattgtttataaatatgaaataaagaatgaaCTGAAATGGTAGAATGTAACCTCTTAACGCCTTTTCCGTGACAACTAtgacaaaaaaatcaataatcgtcagctagcttacttgtttgcataTTAATACCtttattaaactttaacaaatacatgtagaCATTGTAACAATAAGTTTTTAAAGCATTCAGGACCGTGTAAATATTAGACTGTTTGCAAAGCAAGCCAGTCtattacagtccataaaataaacaaacgtgtttgtaaacatggacggatccaaacggaaggggaagaagcatattatagaaatattccgatggcaaaatacaatacatatccgtagccctgaccaacctataaaccgggcaagtctattttattagtacatcaacacggctgacccatttaaacgagctgtaataacccgtttaagtttgcaccaatataggagagatcgtgtttgtatacaaatccgttgattTGAGTAAAGAATCATTCAGCATGTCTGTTTTTCTAATGAAAATACAGCCGTTTTTCGTAATCTACCATACAGTGCGTCATACAGTACATCGAAATAACGAAGATTCCACGCACTGaataataacaaattaaaaacaaatctgcgaatATTTGAATTCCACCTGTTTATAAACCCATACAACTGCGCTCCTGCATTGTAATTTTCACGACCGTGCTCTTCTCACACAGTACACATGTTTATTTCCGGTTTACACAATATCAACTTTCTTCTAGAATCACGATGAAATGGGAGGCCGACACAGCGTTATAATACTTTTTCATATTCTCCAATAACATGTAAGGTAGATAAATGTCCTTTTATACGCATAGAAAATTTTATTCAACATGAAGCAGCGTTCATAATATGTATTATGCTATAGGGTGGGTGGGGTACTGCATATACCGCCAGCCCGCGGTATAAATTTAGCCCCGTTAAATCCACGAGTCTTGAAACTTTGACCCCATCGACCGCGTTATAAAGGGGTTTCAGTGTATTAAAGCAGTCTGAACGATAATGTATGTTACAGAATTATCTTTAACAGAATTTCGATTAATTAGGTAAATATGTATAATTGCTCAAACAAGAAACATAATGTATTGTCTGTTTATTTATAATAGTAGAAGAAACTGCTTACATAGTAAAAttagataaatttaatgatactCACAAGTGAAGGATATTTATTTGTAGAAAGGCAAGCATTGAGAGAATATGCTTTTCTGTGTTTCTGTCGCAGTAAACCGTATGTTGTAGGGTTAGGTTCAATAATAATCCCAGTCCAGTTGCGGTACCGTTCAAGAAACAAACTGTTCGATAAATGTTCTCCATCGAAAGCTCCACAGTCGATATAAAATCCATTTCGCTGAAGTACAAGACTTATATCCATTAACAAATTTCATAATActtaacattaattttattaactACATGTGTAAAAGAAGCAGGTAgactttaaagaaatatatttttgtatacattGCTTACCAGATTTATATCTACTACAATAAGTCTTAAAGAGCCAAagtttaagatatttatttttttatataggcattacattttattttaattggaTTTCTATTCGCAAGTTTACTTTTCTGTTTTTCTATATTATTGAAAGATCAGCGGTATAAACTTACCTTTTGTTTCAAATACTCGTCTATAAACTGTGTTTGCCCGGGTGACGGATTCTGTATTTCAGGATAAGTAAGGTTGTACGGTAGCATAGACGGAGGTTGTACATAATACTTCTGCAGGATAGATACCAACGTTCTATCGTTAAAAGCCACCTTATCCCTATTCAGTTTTGACATTATgtctaaataatttatattttccaaTTGTACTGATTCCAtcatgtttttataatttatattttcccaCTGCGAAGTTTCATTTGCCACACAAATCCGTTTTGATATCATAACTACCAAGACAGCCATCACTAAGATTATTAAACAAAACCACAGTTTTTCTTTAACACTCTTCTTGCGGGAAAATAAAGTTAACATATTTTAACTCCTTTTTGAAATCGTGGTGATTTTCTTATAAAGACAGATGAAACGTCCAGTAATGTTAACAACCAAGTTATAGGTTTAATTGTATTTTCAGTCCATTATATTCGTAAAATTGTGACGTGCACCAGCGTGTAGAGACTTACACTAagcctaatcctgtccatgttatatggtattgttatatattatattatgtttgtacTTGCTtaaggcattgtatttacatgctttatgcaataaatcgaaaatgaattgaattgaacTTCTATAATAGGAATCATTTTGATACTATTGTGTGGCTTAATCTGGACAAAGAATACTTTTCCTTTGAAACTGATTTGTATTTCTGCGGTGTACACTTACGGGGTGTAAACTGTGCAGCGTATAGCTGTTTTAATTGTATTCTGTTTGAAATATTACAGTCTGATAAATGTGATTTTTTCATCTGTAAGGTATTACTATAGTTACTGGAGATTTGAACTTTAGGGTAGGACTCAAAACAGACTATATAGATTATGGTACGAGTATCCATTTTCTTAAAGACGcacaacaaaataactgtatccttttgtatttccatgatagtaattGTACATGCTTTGCATAAAGTAAATAAGAAATATCAAGTGTCTAGCTGCAgcttgacagtgacatatattatattattacttattacatactcgttctactccccgttaagttacactggtaccggaaacgtcaatatttttccatacactgacgcctgaatttcatatcgggtgcgtgacgtaattcagtgtgtgttgttgcactatttttttctatttagttcagtattgtcaatcctattcaaactattgaacatatttatgatatttacatatttatacgtgtagatgcgtatgtaataaaaaggttattatctttgcatcgggaaatatttCCGATGAAGAACTCgagcatatttcccgatacaaagctaataacctataatattatatacccttctcataTGCGCTCATTTGACTGATCGAAAggggtgcacgcgcgggtccgcaaaaagcgatattgacccgcaaaagtgataatgactcttgtgatatcattTTTCTTATGTGTATGACAAAAGACAAAAGAGtacatttgagaagggcatataacataattattatagccttatgtttcggtcaatatcaatattacaggtccgtaaaacacatattgacctcaacataagtcaataactgtataagaatgtttcactggttgcgggtaaagatgggaatatccggcacgagggtaaaTGTTTAAGCGGTATCGAGGTATCTTTACCTgctgccagtgattgattcttttatttgcatgccttattctttaatttaaagaagatataaagaaaaaaagttgtttttttaaggcgctattttgttacagtagcgtatgaatttacgcattcattcataaattatagcccGTGAGACATCTTACACCCAAGgcaccggaaaagcacgggagaatcctgtccggcatgcaagaaaaggccaagaaatttgtttaatgtctaaatatattattatattgatgtagtagtatgcacagtacttgatgtattaaggtaaGTTTAGACAAcaatttgtttctacagtgtaagataggtATTATTTTATGTTAACTTTATAAATCTATACTGAGaagaaaatgactgaataagtttgcagatgaagttgtgaaaacacattaattcaaggaaagactaaattgtccacctgtcatcttgtagaatagctgtattgtcagaatgatttgcacgatgTTCACGTGGGaggtaaaagtaggtcactagaggctatattcatagtcgttactcaaactcacacttgactcaaacttgggtaagtatcactcaagtggtcctcgagtagaccttgcgggagtgtgagtggagttcgaaagtcatattcataaattccactcaatcttaactttcggaagaacagctcgagtaatggtttcTTTGTACACAATGGATTAAGAGgattaatatgaaaaaggcaaagcctctgagcgagcgtagcttaaacggcaaagaaactattcactgcttaaaacaattccgagaacctattcacttggaaagaaacaaaaaatttagtgtcattgtacctgtaacagtgaatatcatacgttgcaaaatttatggaaagcctgtgtcacggtgacgtcattacctgtttgtggcgttcttatggctttatgcttatttatgacattttatcccattttctggccaatgcttgatcttttaaaagaaaatcatatttttttctaccaactggaaatctttcttgcattatttttgagtgatggataatattcagcaatcaaatgaagttctgtattcactgccaacaaagcatttcgtgtgagcacctgtcctcaagggacacgcactttgtaaaataaaagcaaaattgaaattatttccataacataggcattgtacctaatttaaagtgtatttaaaaaatggaataaaaaagtaaatattgtcatatatgatgtcattgcatgatacaacaacttttattttcaatgttctgtcatcagtaatggaataatgttcaaaagatgatcaacaacaaatagtCCTACCTGTGTAAAGGA
Proteins encoded:
- the LOC123565810 gene encoding protein Star-like; this translates as MLTLFSRKKSVKEKLWFCLIILVMAVLVVMISKRICVANETSQWENINYKNMMESVQLENINYLDIMSKLNRDKVAFNDRTLVSILQKYYVQPPSMLPYNLTYPEIQNPSPGQTQFIDEYLKQKRNGFYIDCGAFDGEHLSNSLFLERYRNWTGIIIEPNPTTYGLLRQKHRKAYSLNACLSTNKYPSLETFTTGKKAVLGKVVDDRYKKKNSAEKLIHVQCFPLYTILLAMGQMDIDYFSLDVEGAERGVLDSLPWDKLNIKMFSIEHNKWDGGKPDLKRYMETKGYDFVKEIVGVNTAPDFIFEKRKL